A region of the Herpetosiphon gulosus genome:
GGCCAGATGAGCTAGGCCCGTATCCGCTATTTTTTGCGCTCCACGGCAATGGCGATAACAGTATGCACACCTTGTATGGCTGGAACAATCTGATCGATATTGATTGGATTTTGGCTGCACCTCAATCGGCTCAGGCTGAATCATCTGATGGCTACGTGTGGAACAATCAATCGGCGGCCTTGCGTCAGTTGGTGCAGCAATTCACCGATGTTGGCAACGAATACCAAGTTGATCCCGAACGGATTATTTTGGCAGGTTTTTCGATGGGCGGCGAAACTGCCTTGCGCCTAGCCTTGATTGGGCCAATCGAAGCACGTGGCTTTGTATTGCTTGGCCCAGGCGGCCCGACAATCGACGACCCTGAGGAATGGTTGCCGGAAATTCGCGAAGCCAAAGGCCGCAATTTGCGGGGTTATATTTTGGTTGGCGAACATGATCGCACGATTCCCCACGACCAAATCAAACGCATGGTCAAACTATTAAATGATAATGGAATTCCCTGTGAGCTTGAAATTATTCCTGGTTTGCGTCATGCCTACCCCAGCAATACCTTGGAATATTTGCAACGAGCCTTTAATTTTATTGGGGTTGCCTAGATGCGTTTAGGGTTGTTAGCCGATATTCATGGTGATGGTGTCGGCTTTCAACAGGCCTTAGCTTGGTTTGC
Encoded here:
- a CDS encoding dienelactone hydrolase family protein encodes the protein MSFETYDDLFEVVSEQYTAQKYRETLDLLDAEGAKFPEHASMIAYLRSCMAARIGLPEHAIQILSEAVARGFWYGAETIRQTPSWISLQGDPEFERLAAVCFQRQLEAVKDPKMYILGPDELGPYPLFFALHGNGDNSMHTLYGWNNLIDIDWILAAPQSAQAESSDGYVWNNQSAALRQLVQQFTDVGNEYQVDPERIILAGFSMGGETALRLALIGPIEARGFVLLGPGGPTIDDPEEWLPEIREAKGRNLRGYILVGEHDRTIPHDQIKRMVKLLNDNGIPCELEIIPGLRHAYPSNTLEYLQRAFNFIGVA